The window GGATCGGGCGCGGGCGAGGCGCTGTTTCCGAGCGACGACGACGAGTCGCTGACGGTGCACCGTTCGACGGGCGGGCGACCGCGGCAGATCGTCGCCCCCGAGGGCCGGATCGTCTCCTACGGGACCGACGGTCGGTTCACCCTCGGCATCGCGGGCGGGCGACGGCTGATCGACGCGCTCGACCGCCCCGCGGCTCGCGTCGTCGTCGGCGAGGAGAGCGAGCCGTTCGTCCGCGACGGCAAGAACGCCTTCGCGAAGTTCGTCCGGGCGGTCGACCCCGACGTCAGACCCGGCGACGAGGTGGCGGTCGTCCTCGACGACGACACCGTCGTCGCGGTCGGCCGCGCGGAGCTCTCGGCCGACGCGATGGCGGACTTCGAGACGGGGATGGCCGTCCACGTCCGCGACGGTGCGGGCGCGGACGACGAAGCGGAGGCCGACGACTGACACTGATCACTCCCGTCTCGTACCGCCGAGCGCCATCCCCGTTGACGGCGCTCGGCGGTGAACAGTGAGCGTAATCAGTACGAGCCGGCTCAGAGCCCGAGCGCGGTGAGGATCGGGACGCCGCTCGCGAGCGCGCCGAGCAAGTAACCGCCGATCGCGCCGCCGTTCAGGAGCGGGAGGCCGGCGTGGGCGCGCCCCTTCAGAACCATCCACAGAAGGACGAACAGTCCGGCGAACGTCCCGAGCATCGCCGTCAGCGCCGGGAGCGTCAGCGCCGGGAGCCACGCGACTCCGAGCGAGGGCGTCAGCGACGCCGGGAGGAAGAAGGCCGCGCTGGCGATCATCACCGTCGGCATCACGGCGTCGCCGAGGCCGATGAAGAACGCGTCGCGGACGTCGCCGGCGTCCTCGTCGGCGTCGCTGTCGACGTCGGCGTCCGCATCGCCGCCGACGTCCGCGCTGCGGTCGTCGTCTCTCTCGGCGTCGCTGTCGGCCTCGACCTCGTCAGCGTCCACGACGTCAGCGCCGGACTCGATCTCGTCATCGCCCGCGGCGTCGCCGCCCGCGTCGGCCACCGTCTCGGCGGCGTCGGTGTCCCGCAGCGAGTACGACAGCGTCGTGGGCACGACGAGCACCACGGGGAGCTTCAGGTCCATCACCCCCGAGGCCAACTCGAGCATGTGTTCGGTGCCGTAGACGCTGATCGCGTCGTAGACGGCCAAAACGGAGAGCAGCAGAATGGCCGGAAGGAGCCCGAAGCTGATCCCGAACAGTCCGGCGGCCCCCGCGCCCATCACGACGCCCGCGGCGTCGATGACGTACCACTCGGGGTGGATCACGAGCAGCGCCGCGAGGGCGATCGAGGCTCCGACGGCCGCCAGCGGCGGGAGCAGGACCGAGAAGACGTACCACGAGATCGAGGCGGCCGCGAGGACGACGAACGCCCGGACGACCCAGTCGAGGTCGAACTTGAACGCCGCGAGCATCGCCGCCGTCGCGACGAGGATCGCGACGATATAGACGAGACTGTTCGTGGGATCTGAGGGGTCTTCGACGGTCTGATAGCCCGACTCGTAGAACGTCGGGACGAGCGCCAGCGCGCCGAGTTGGACGAGGAGGAACAACAGGGCGGCGAACCCGACGCCGGCGGCGACGCGTCTTCGCATAGGCGGCCGTTACGACCGACCCACTATGGGGATTGTGTTTCGGTCCGTTCGGGACCGGCGTCGTACATAGAATCGCTCAGCGCGCGTACAGCCGCTGTCCGACGAGCGACGCCGGCCGAACGTCGCCCGCGGGCGTGACGGCCACGTAGGGGCGCGAAACCGGGCCGAAGACGTCGACGACGCGGCCGACAGTCGACAGGGACTCGTCGACGGCCTGCGCGCCGATGTCGGGGCGGTCGGCGTCGTCGCAGCGGACGATGAGCAGGTTCTGCGCCGTCCGCGAGACGGTTCCGAGGCGCTGCATCGTCAGTCCCGGAGGATCCCGACGTAGGCGGCGACCGCCTGCACGAGGTCGTTCTTCGTCGAATCCTCGGCACCCTTCACGAGCACGCGGCCGCGGGCGTCCCACTCCTGCGGGTGCGTCACGTCGCGTTCGATCACGGCGTCGTAGCCGATCTGCTGGACGGCCTGCGCGATCTCGTCGACCGTCGGCTCCTCGACGGCGTCGTCGAGCGGGACCCGACGGCCGTCCTCGCGGGAGACGGACGCGTCGAGGTAGCGCGGCCAGATGACGTTCTCGACAGCCATAGTCCAACGACCGCGACGCGCCCGTAATACGGTTGTGGTCCCGTCGCGGCGCGGGCGGTCGCGATCGACGAACGACGGTCGTCGACCGTCGAGCCACGCGGTCGCCGGCGGGCCGAGCCGACATTCTTTATCCGCCCGCCCGCGACCACCGCGTATGGACCCGGATCTCTCGCCGCTCGACGAGTACCTCGACGAGGGGGGCCTGGACGGCTACCTCGTCGACGCCGACAGCTCTGAGTCGACCCAGCGGTACCTCTCGGGCTTCGACGCGCCGGACCCGTTCGTGACGCTCTACACGCCCGAGACGACCGCGCTTCTGGTTTCCGCGCTGGAGTACGGCCGCGCGAACAGACAGAGCCGCGCGGACGACGTGTCGCGGCTGGCCGACTACGACTACCGGTCGCTGGCCGGCGAACACGGACCCAGGGCGGCGAAGGCCCGCGTCGTCGCGGCGTGGCTCGACGACCGCGGCGTCGACAGCGTGGCGACGCCGGAGCGCTTCCCGCTCGGCCCCGCGGACCGGCTCCGCGAGCGGGGCGTCTCCGTCGCGCCCGAAACCGAGGACGTCGTGACCGAGGTGCGCGCGCGGAAGACCGACGAAGAGATCGAGCACGTCCGCGCGGCTCAGCGCGCCAACGAGGCGGCGATGGACGCCGCCGCCGACCTGCTTCGGGAGGCGGAGGTCGTCGAAGCGGGCGGGGCGAAGGGAGGCGCCGGGAACGAGCGGGACGGAGCAGGGGAGAGCGATGCCGGAGACCGGGCGCTCGCGGTCGACGGAGACGTCCTTACCAGCGAGCGCGTCCGCGAGGAGATCGAGGTCACGCTGCTCCGCCACGGCTGTGCGCTCGACGAGACGATCGTCGCCTGCGGTTCGGACGCCGCCGACCCACACGACCGCGGGAGCGGTCCGCTCCGGCCCGACGAGCCGATCATCGTCGACATCTTCCCGCGCTCGAAGGAGACGAAGTACCACGCGGATATGACGCGGACCTTCGTGAAGGGCGAGCCGACGGACACGATCCGCGAGTGGTTCGATCTGACCCACGAGGCGCTCGTCGCCGCCGTCGACGCCATCGAACCGGGCGTGACCGGCGCGGCGGTCCACGATATCGTCTGTGATGTCTACGAGGACGCCGGCCTTCCGACCCTCCGCTCGGATCCGAAGAGCGAGACCGGATTCATCCACTCGACGGGCCACGGGGTCGGACTCGACGTCCACGAACTGCCGCGGCTGTCTCCCGACGGCGACGAGCTGCAGCCGGGCCACGTCGTCACGGTCGAGCCGGGGCTGTACGATCCCGAGGTCGGCGGCGTGCGCATCGAGGACCTGGTGGTCGTCACCGAGGACGGCTCGGAGAACCTGACGAACCAGCCGATAGAACTGCAGATCTGAGGCTGATTAAGCCGATCTTACCGCCGGAGTTCCGCAGAACGGGTTCCGAAACCGCTCGGGGCGACCGCGTTCGAGTCGCCTCATACCGATTACTCTCACTTTGTACCGCCGAGCGCCACCTCTGCTGACGGCGCTCGGCGGGAAGAGACGAGAGTACTCAGTATCAGACCGACGACTCGCCGGCGTGCTCCGACCCGTTCGATTGCCGGTTCTTCTCGTCTCGGTACGCTTCGAGCAGCGACTCCAGGGCCTCGCCGGTCTCGGGCGTGAGCACGCCCGCGGCCTGACGGACCACGTGTCCGTCCTCGACGAGGAACGCGTAGATGGTCTGTTCGCCGAGGAGGCCGAGCTGGCGCTGGAACGCCTGCTTGTTGACTGACAGCAGGATCGTGTTGTCGTGAACGCGCTGTCTGGCGTTCGTCGGCGACATCCCGCCCGTGGAGGTCGGCGGGAGCATCCCCCCCTGGCTGCCGACGACGAGTTCGTAGTACGCGAAGTGGTCGAACTGGTCACACAGTTCGGCCGCGAACCCGCGCCAGGATCCGACGAGCGACCGCTGGCGGAGGTGAAAACTGACGACGAGCAGCGTCTGCTCTCCGTCGAGGTCGTCGGGCAGGGTCACCCGACGCCCCTGCGTGTCTCTCCCGGAGACCGTGGGAAATTTCATCAGTAACTGCTGTCCTTACGCGCGTATTGTTATACGGCTGTTAAGCGTGCATTCGCCTCCTGCGTGGCCGAGTGCGGGTACCCGGGCGTCGGCGGAGACCACTATCGACTCGATCGACCGGTCGGTGTCACGGCGGCGCAGATTCCTTTCCCCCGGCGTTTCTCTAGCGACCGGCCCAATAAACGTACGCTCCCGAGTATCAAAGTCGATATTTTCGGACCGGATCGGCGGCCGCACGGAGAGAGCCGACTCCGGCATCGAACCCCTTTTGATTGCGGCGCCGCGTAGTGAGCGGCGATGGAGGTACTCGTCGTCGGGGCCGGCGCGATGGGTCGCTGGGCCGGCGAAACGCTCGAAACGGAGTTCAGCGTCGCGTTCGCCGATCGGGACCCGGACGCCGCGAGCGCCGCCGCCGACGCCGTGGGCGGGCGTGCGGTCGCGCTCGAAACGACGTCGACGTTCGACGCGGTCTGCATCGCCGTGCCGATCACCGCCGCGCGCGACGCCATCGAAGCGCACGCCGACCGTGCCTCGCGCGCGATGCTCGACGTCACCGGCGTGATGGCCGATCCGGTGGCTGCGATGCGGGAGCACCTGCCCGACCGAGAACGGGTGAGCCTGCACCCGCTTTTCGCCCCGGAGAACGCGCCCGGAAACGTCGCGGCCGTGGTCGACGCTCCGGGTCCGGTGACTGACGCGGCGCTCGACGCCATCGACGACGCCGGAAACCGCGTCTTCGAGACGAACCCCGAGGAGCACGATTCGGCGATGGAGACGGTTCAGGCGGGGGCTCACACCGCGATCCTCGCGTACGCGCTGGCCGCCGAGGACGTGCGCGAGGAGTTCGCGACGCCCGTCTCGCGCGCGCTCTCGGACCTCGTCGGAACCGTGACCGAGGGGACGCCGCGCGTCTACCGCGAGATCCAGGAGTCCTTCGAGGGGGCCGACGCGGTCGCGGCCGCCGCGTCCCGGATCGCCGAGGCGGACGGCGAGGCGTTCGATCGACTGTACGAGGAGGCGAGAGACAGGCGGCGTCGCCGCCTCGAAGGTGCGGACACCGACGACGTGTCGGGAGACGGCGACGCGACAGCGCGGGGCGACAGGCAGTGATCGATCGCGACGCCGTCCGGTCGAACGCGAAGTACCTGCGGAACGTGCGCCCGGTCGACCCCGAGGAGATCCACGAGTACGTCGAGGGGACGCCGCACCCGGCGGTCGTCCGCGAGACGCTCCGGGAGGAGGCGTACGACCTGCGCCTGCGCGAACGCGAGGACGGCACGTTCGTCCCGGTGAGCGACGACCCCGCGCCGCGGCCGGGATGGACCCCCGACACGTTCCCCGACACGTACGCGTTCGCCGTCGAGGACCTGCTCGTCGAACGCTACGGGGCGAACTGGCACCGCGGCGAGAGCGGCGACCGGCTCAGGGGCGTGATCCGTCGGCTCAAGGAGGACTACTACCGGGGGAACCCCGTCGAGTACGACGAGACGGCCGCACTCGGGTACGCGATCTATCACCTCCCCGATTACTACGCCGCGATCGGGTACGTCCTCGACGACCTCGCAGAGCGGGACCGGCTTCCCCGAACGCTCCGCGTGCTCGACGTCGGCGCGGGCGCGGGCGGACCCGCGCTGGGCCTCCACGATTACCTCCCCGAGGACGCCGTCGTCGACTACCACGCCGTGGAACCGTCGGCCGCGGCGGACGTGCTCGACCGAGTGCTGGGCGAGACCGGCCGGAACTTCCGGACGACGATCCACCGCGAGACCGCAGAGGGGTTCGACCCCGAGTCGGTCGCCGACGGCGAGGGAATCGATCTCGTCGTCTTCGCCAACGTGCTGTCCGAGCTCGACGACCCCGAGGCCGTCGCCGCCCGATACCTGGACGCGGTCGCCGACGACGGGTCGTTCCTCGCGCTCGCGCCCGCGGATCGAAACACGAGCATCGGACTCCGGGAGGTCGAGCGCGCGCTCGCGCCCGCAGACTCGGCCGTCTCCGTCTACGCGCCGACGCTCCGGCTGTGGCCCGGCGAGGCGCCCTCGGATCGCGGCTGGTCGTTCGACCGCCGCTCCGACATCGAAGCACCGGCCTTCCAGCGCCGCCTCGACGAGGCGGGCGAGGCGGACGACCCCGACGGAGAGACCGACGAGTCCGGTCGCACGCCCGGCGACGGCACGTTCAGAAACGAGACGGTGCAGTTCTCCTACTTCGTCCTCCGCCCGGACGGCGCGCGCCGGACCGACGTGCGCGCCGACCCGGACCGCCACGCGAAGATGGCCGAGACGGAGCGCCACGTCACGAACCGGATCGACCTCCTCGCCGTCAAACTGAGCCGAGACCTGACCGACGGCGACGACGCGAACCCGCTGTTCAAGATCGGCGACGGGAGCGAGGCGGTCGAACACTACGCCGTCTCGACCGTCCGCGACTCGCTGAACGAGGCGTTGCTCCTCGCGGACTACGGCGAGGTCGTCGCCTTCGAGAACGTGCTCTGTCTGTGGAACGACGACGAGGGCGCCTACAACCTCGTCGTCGACGGCGAGACGCTCGTCGAGCGGGTCGCGTGAGCGGGTCCCGGACGGCGAGCGCGTGAGTGGGTGAGGAACGGGAAGCGCGTGAGTGGGTGCCGGACAGCGAGCGCGTGAGCGGGTGCCGGTTACTGACCGCGTGAACCGGTCCCAATCGCGGAGAGCCGCGGGCGGAGGCGCCCGAGCGGTACACATTTCCCCCGTCCGACGAAGAGGGCGGTATGAGCGAATCGCTCTCCGTCCTCCTGACGAACGACGACGGGATCGACGCCGTCGGGTTCCGCGCGCTGTACGAGGGGATCTCGGAGTTCGCCGACGTGACCGCCGTCGCGCCCGCGGACGACCAGAGCGCGGTCGGGCGACAACTCTCCGCTGACGTCAGCGTCCGCGAGCACGAACTCGGCTACTCGGTCGAGGGGACCCCCGCCGACTGCGTCGTCGCCGGCCTCGAATCGCTCTGTCCCGACGTCGACGCCGTCGTCTCGGGCTGTAACAAGGGCGCGAACCTCGGCGCGTACGTCCTCGGGCGGTCGGGGACGGTCAGCGCCGCCGTCGAGGCCGCCTTCTTCGACGTGCCGGCGATCGCCACCTCGCTGTACGTCCCCGGCGGCGGCGACACCCCCTGGCACGAGCAGGCGACGGAAGTCGAGGACTTCCGCGAGGCGACCCGGGCGACGACGTATCTGCTCCGGCATGCGCTCGGCGCGGGCGTCTTCGAGCAGGCCGAGTACCTCAACGTCAACGCGCCGCTCGCGGAGGACAGCGGCGATCCCGCGCCGATCGAGATCACGACCCCGTCGACGCTGTACGAGATGACGGCCGAGCACGACGGCAACGGAACGGTCACCCTCCACGACGGGATCTGGGAGCGGATGCGCGGCGACGACCTCCCGGACCCGGCGGGGACGGACCGCCGCGCCGTCGTCGAGGGGCGGGTGTCGGTCTCGCCGCTGACCGCGCCGCACACGACCGAGCGGCACGAGGCGCTCGATGCGCTCGCGGAGACGTACCTGGACACGGTCTAGCCGCTATTATCAAAAGGACGGCCTCACTCCAGCACCGCGACGAATCGGAGCCGACGGTAGTCGGCCGTCCAGACGCCGTCGTCGTACAGATCCTCGCGGAGCCGGTCCTCGACGGCGGCGACGACGTCCGGTCGTTCGTCCGCCGGCACCGCCCCCAGGAGCCGATCGCCGAACATCCCGAGCCAGTTGGCCATCCCGTCCTCGCCGTCGTCGAGTTCCGTCGGCCGATCGAACAGCCTCGCGTAGCGGACCTCGAAGCCGTGAGCCTCCAGCGTCGTCGCGTGCTCGCCGACCGTCGGGAAGTACCACGGGGCCGACGGGGGCTCGTAACCGCGCGCGTCCAGTTCCGCTCGGACGGCGTCGACGATGGCGGCGACGTTGCCGGAACCGCCCAACTCGGCGACGAAGCGCCCGCCGGGACGCAGCGCGTCGGTGACCGAGTCGAGGACGGCGTCCTGGTCGTCGATCCAGTGTAACACCGCGTTCGAGAACACGGCGTCGAAGGGGCCCGAGCGGTCGGAGTCGCCGGCGTCGAAATCGTCGACATCGAAATCGTGGACGTCGAAATACCGAGCGTCGGCCCGGTGAAAATCCAGTTCCGGATACGTCTCCCGGGCCGTCTCGACCATCTCCGCGGACTGATCGATGCCGACGACGTCCGCGCCCGCGTCGGCGATGCGCTCGGTCAGGTGGCCGGTGCCGCAGCCGAGGTCGAGGATCCGCTCGCCCGGTTGCGGGTCGAGGAGGTCGAGGACGTCGGCGCCGTACTCGTAGACGAACGCGTGCGAGCCGTCGTAGGCCTCGGAGTCCCAGTCGGCGTCTCGATCGCCTTCGGCTCCCGCATCCGATTCGGCCCCGGTCCCCGACTCCTCGTTCGGAGCAGTCATCGGGGGACGTTGCGGCCGGAGGGAGATATAACGCCGTGGTCGCCGTTCGGAGGCGGACGCCGTCCGAGGAGAGAAGGGAAACGCTCTTTTCGGGTACGGACGGATATCAGGCATATGAGCGACGGGGACGACGAGACGGCCGCTGATTCCGACGCGGCGGCGTCCGAAGACGAACTGGACGTGACGCCCGACACCCTGAACGAACGCCTCGACGACGTCGAGTCCGCCCTGGAGGACGCGGCGACCGAGGCCGACCTCGACGACGTCGAGTCCGATCTCGACGGGATCGAGTCGGACCTCGAATCCGCGGATCTGCCGGAACCCGACGAGGACGACGAGGACGCCGACGATCCGCGCGAGGAGCTCGAATCGCGCGTTTCGGACCTCCGCGACGACCTCGAATCCCAGCGGGGCCCCTACGCAAGCGACGTCGTCGACGATGTCGAGGCCGCCAGATCGAAGCTGACGGACACGCGCTGGACCCAGCAGGGCGCCGGGGAGATCGTCGACGTCGTCGCCGCGTTCGCCGACGACGTGAACGACACGCTCGACGCGGACGTCGCGGTCGACGAGGACGAAAGCGGCGAGGAACAGGAAGCGGCGCTCGTCGCCGCGCTCGACGCCGCGATTTCGGCCATCGAGGACGCCGACCTCGACGCCGACGAGGACGCGGACACCATCGCGTCCCTCCTGGAAGCGACAGACGGCCTCGAGTCCGGCCTCGAAGACGCCCAGGAGTGGGACGACCTGGAGACCAACGAGCAGCTGATGGCCGAGGGCTTCTACGACGTCCTCGGGCACTACAAGGACTACCCGCCGGAGCTGTCGGCGCTCAAGCAGTGGGAGAAGCGCGGCCGCGTCGACATGATCCTGCTCGCGAAGGACAGCCTCCAGTCGGAGTTCATGCAGGAGCACTGTATGGACGCCCTCGTGCGGATGGCCGACCCGGAGGCGTTCGAGGAGATGCACCAGCTCGCCCAGCGCCGCGACAAGACGGCGATCAAGGCGCTCGGCCGGATGGGCGACGGCGCGGAGGAGGCGGTCGAGACGCTGATCGAGTACGTCGACGCAGACTCGGACCCCGGCCTCCAGAAGGTTACCCTCCGCGCGCTCGGCGAGATCGGGTCGACGGAGGCGACGCAGACCATCGCGGACAAACTGGAGATGGACAACGACAACGTGCGGCCGTACGTCGCCCGCGCGCTGGGGCTCATCGGCGATACACGCGCCGTCGAGCCGCTCTCGGACACGCTCGCAGAGGACGAAAGCGACACCGTCCGCGCGGCCGCCGCGTGGGCGCTGCGACAGATCGGGACCGAAGACGCCCTCGAAACCGCCGCGGAGTACACCGACGAGCGCTCCTACCTCGTCCAGCACGAGGCCGACCTCGCCGCGGCGGCGCTCGGAGATGGCGACGCCGACGCGGAAGCGCCGACCGCGTAGGCGCCGGCAGTGAGGCTCGCCGTCGCTTCCGACTCGACGTAGGTTCAAATAGGATCGGGCGGCCAGACGGCCCGTGCCACCCGACAGACGAAACGAAGACGCCGTTTCCGTCCGTGCGCCTCGACCGGGGCGCGCCGTCTCTCCTCGGAGCCACCGCGTCGGCGTTCTCGGCTGTCTCCTGCTGCTCGCGAGCGTCGCGGCGCTCGCCGGGGTTCCGGCGGTCGCGGGCGTTCCCGTGACGGATGCCGCCGAAGCGCGCGGTTCGACGGTGGAAGCGGCGCCGTCGACGGTTGATGCGGCGCAGTCGACGGTTGATGCGGCGCAGTCGACGGTTGATGCGGCGCAGTCGACGGCCAACGGCTCCACCGCGGCCCCGCGAATCGTCGCCGCGTTCCCGGACCCCGTCGCCGAGAACGACGTCGGCGAGTACGTCGTCGTCGACGCCGCGGGCACCGAGAACCTCACGCTCTCGGACGGCGAGGGGACAGTCGACGTTCCGCCCGCGGGCGTCGTCGCCCTCTCCGCGAGTCCGAACGCGACCCGACGCCTCGTCGACGTGCCGGTCGTCGAGGCCGGCCTCTACCTCTCGAACGCGGGCGAGGAACTGGTGCTCCGTCGCGACGACCGCGTCGTCGACCGACTCGCGTACGACCGCGCGGCGGAGGGAGAACGGCTGAACGCGACGACCGGTCGGTGGACGCCGCGGGGGCTGACGACGCGTCCGGTCGTCTCGACCGGGCCGGCCGACGCCACCGCGTTCGTGCTCCCCGACGCCCCCGACGTCGCGATCGAGACCCTCGCGAGCGCCGACGATCGGCTCCTGCTCGCGGGCTACACGTTCTCCTCTCCGCGCGTCGCCGACGTTCTCCTCGCCGCCGCGGACCGCGGCGTCCGCGTTCGGGTGCTGCTGGAGGGCGGCCCCGTCGGCGGGATGACGACGTCCCAGCGCGAGCAACTCGACCGCCTCGTCGCGGGCGGCGTCGAGGTCCGCGTGATCGCCGGCCCGCACACCAGATTCGCGTTCCACCATCCCAAGTACGCCGTCGCCGACGACGCGGCGCTCGTGCTGACCGAGAACTGGAAGCCGTCGGGAACCGGCGGTCGCGACAGCCGCGGATGGGGCGTCCGGGTCCGCTCGGCTCGGACCGCCGACGAACTCGCCGCCGTGTTCGCCCACGACGCCGACGGCATCGACGCCGTGCCGTGGCGGCGGCATCGGGCGAACGCGTCGTTCGTCGAGGAGTCGCCGGCGACGGGGTCGTACGACCCCCGGTTCGAGCCGAGGGCGGTCGACGTCGACGAGGTACGGGTGCTGACGGCACCCGGAAACGCCGGCGGCGCGGTTCGAGAGACTGTCGGAGGCGCAGCGGAGCGGATCGACGTGCTCTCCCCGCGGCTCGACCCGGGGGGCGCGTACTTCGCCGCGCTCGTCGACGCCGCGGAGCGGGGCGTTCGGGTCCGGATCCTGCTCTCGAACGCGTGGTACGACGAGGAGTCGAACCGGGCGGTCGTCGAGCGATCGGCCGAACTCCGCGAGCGGGGCCTCCCGATCGAGGCGCGGATCGCCCGGCCGGGAGACCGGTTCGGGAAGGTCCACGCGAAGGGGGCCGTCGTCGACGGGGAGACGGTCCTCGTGGGGAGTCTCAACTGGAACGCGCACGCGACGACGGAGAACCGGGAGGTCGTCCTCGCGCTCGACGGGTCGGAGTCGGCGGCCTACTACGGAGAGGCGTTCGCGGCCGACTGGAAGCGGTCGACCGACCGGAAGGAAGAGACGGGCTGGAAGACGAAGACGACGCTGGCGCTGGGCGCGCTCTCGGGCGTCGCCCTCGCCGGGATCGCGCTCCGACGGGCGGTGAGGTTCGAGTGAGGCGGGACCGTCGCGGTTCTCGGGCGCCGATCGTCCCCGCTCGGAGGTCGGTCGTCCCCGT is drawn from Halobellus limi and contains these coding sequences:
- a CDS encoding PUA domain-containing protein; this translates as MSDADGDGETMPELRTVADYQFGSGAGEALFPSDDDESLTVHRSTGGRPRQIVAPEGRIVSYGTDGRFTLGIAGGRRLIDALDRPAARVVVGEESEPFVRDGKNAFAKFVRAVDPDVRPGDEVAVVLDDDTVVAVGRAELSADAMADFETGMAVHVRDGAGADDEAEADD
- a CDS encoding prephenate dehydrogenase/arogenate dehydrogenase family protein — encoded protein: MEVLVVGAGAMGRWAGETLETEFSVAFADRDPDAASAAADAVGGRAVALETTSTFDAVCIAVPITAARDAIEAHADRASRAMLDVTGVMADPVAAMREHLPDRERVSLHPLFAPENAPGNVAAVVDAPGPVTDAALDAIDDAGNRVFETNPEEHDSAMETVQAGAHTAILAYALAAEDVREEFATPVSRALSDLVGTVTEGTPRVYREIQESFEGADAVAAAASRIAEADGEAFDRLYEEARDRRRRRLEGADTDDVSGDGDATARGDRQ
- the srp19 gene encoding signal recognition particle subunit SRP19 produces the protein MAVENVIWPRYLDASVSREDGRRVPLDDAVEEPTVDEIAQAVQQIGYDAVIERDVTHPQEWDARGRVLVKGAEDSTKNDLVQAVAAYVGILRD
- a CDS encoding presenilin family intramembrane aspartyl protease PSH — its product is MRRRVAAGVGFAALLFLLVQLGALALVPTFYESGYQTVEDPSDPTNSLVYIVAILVATAAMLAAFKFDLDWVVRAFVVLAAASISWYVFSVLLPPLAAVGASIALAALLVIHPEWYVIDAAGVVMGAGAAGLFGISFGLLPAILLLSVLAVYDAISVYGTEHMLELASGVMDLKLPVVLVVPTTLSYSLRDTDAAETVADAGGDAAGDDEIESGADVVDADEVEADSDAERDDDRSADVGGDADADVDSDADEDAGDVRDAFFIGLGDAVMPTVMIASAAFFLPASLTPSLGVAWLPALTLPALTAMLGTFAGLFVLLWMVLKGRAHAGLPLLNGGAIGGYLLGALASGVPILTALGL
- a CDS encoding H/ACA ribonucleoprotein complex subunit GAR1; translation: MQRLGTVSRTAQNLLIVRCDDADRPDIGAQAVDESLSTVGRVVDVFGPVSRPYVAVTPAGDVRPASLVGQRLYAR
- a CDS encoding small ribosomal subunit Rsm22 family protein, which produces MIDRDAVRSNAKYLRNVRPVDPEEIHEYVEGTPHPAVVRETLREEAYDLRLREREDGTFVPVSDDPAPRPGWTPDTFPDTYAFAVEDLLVERYGANWHRGESGDRLRGVIRRLKEDYYRGNPVEYDETAALGYAIYHLPDYYAAIGYVLDDLAERDRLPRTLRVLDVGAGAGGPALGLHDYLPEDAVVDYHAVEPSAAADVLDRVLGETGRNFRTTIHRETAEGFDPESVADGEGIDLVVFANVLSELDDPEAVAARYLDAVADDGSFLALAPADRNTSIGLREVERALAPADSAVSVYAPTLRLWPGEAPSDRGWSFDRRSDIEAPAFQRRLDEAGEADDPDGETDESGRTPGDGTFRNETVQFSYFVLRPDGARRTDVRADPDRHAKMAETERHVTNRIDLLAVKLSRDLTDGDDANPLFKIGDGSEAVEHYAVSTVRDSLNEALLLADYGEVVAFENVLCLWNDDEGAYNLVVDGETLVERVA
- a CDS encoding M24 family metallopeptidase, producing the protein MDPDLSPLDEYLDEGGLDGYLVDADSSESTQRYLSGFDAPDPFVTLYTPETTALLVSALEYGRANRQSRADDVSRLADYDYRSLAGEHGPRAAKARVVAAWLDDRGVDSVATPERFPLGPADRLRERGVSVAPETEDVVTEVRARKTDEEIEHVRAAQRANEAAMDAAADLLREAEVVEAGGAKGGAGNERDGAGESDAGDRALAVDGDVLTSERVREEIEVTLLRHGCALDETIVACGSDAADPHDRGSGPLRPDEPIIVDIFPRSKETKYHADMTRTFVKGEPTDTIREWFDLTHEALVAAVDAIEPGVTGAAVHDIVCDVYEDAGLPTLRSDPKSETGFIHSTGHGVGLDVHELPRLSPDGDELQPGHVVTVEPGLYDPEVGGVRIEDLVVVTEDGSENLTNQPIELQI
- a CDS encoding class I SAM-dependent methyltransferase, with the translated sequence MTAPNEESGTGAESDAGAEGDRDADWDSEAYDGSHAFVYEYGADVLDLLDPQPGERILDLGCGTGHLTERIADAGADVVGIDQSAEMVETARETYPELDFHRADARYFDVHDFDVDDFDAGDSDRSGPFDAVFSNAVLHWIDDQDAVLDSVTDALRPGGRFVAELGGSGNVAAIVDAVRAELDARGYEPPSAPWYFPTVGEHATTLEAHGFEVRYARLFDRPTELDDGEDGMANWLGMFGDRLLGAVPADERPDVVAAVEDRLREDLYDDGVWTADYRRLRFVAVLE
- the surE gene encoding 5'/3'-nucleotidase SurE produces the protein MSESLSVLLTNDDGIDAVGFRALYEGISEFADVTAVAPADDQSAVGRQLSADVSVREHELGYSVEGTPADCVVAGLESLCPDVDAVVSGCNKGANLGAYVLGRSGTVSAAVEAAFFDVPAIATSLYVPGGGDTPWHEQATEVEDFREATRATTYLLRHALGAGVFEQAEYLNVNAPLAEDSGDPAPIEITTPSTLYEMTAEHDGNGTVTLHDGIWERMRGDDLPDPAGTDRRAVVEGRVSVSPLTAPHTTERHEALDALAETYLDTV
- a CDS encoding HEAT repeat domain-containing protein, whose amino-acid sequence is MSDGDDETAADSDAAASEDELDVTPDTLNERLDDVESALEDAATEADLDDVESDLDGIESDLESADLPEPDEDDEDADDPREELESRVSDLRDDLESQRGPYASDVVDDVEAARSKLTDTRWTQQGAGEIVDVVAAFADDVNDTLDADVAVDEDESGEEQEAALVAALDAAISAIEDADLDADEDADTIASLLEATDGLESGLEDAQEWDDLETNEQLMAEGFYDVLGHYKDYPPELSALKQWEKRGRVDMILLAKDSLQSEFMQEHCMDALVRMADPEAFEEMHQLAQRRDKTAIKALGRMGDGAEEAVETLIEYVDADSDPGLQKVTLRALGEIGSTEATQTIADKLEMDNDNVRPYVARALGLIGDTRAVEPLSDTLAEDESDTVRAAAAWALRQIGTEDALETAAEYTDERSYLVQHEADLAAAALGDGDADAEAPTA